The following coding sequences are from one Salvia hispanica cultivar TCC Black 2014 chromosome 3, UniMelb_Shisp_WGS_1.0, whole genome shotgun sequence window:
- the LOC125213574 gene encoding uncharacterized protein LOC125213574: MNFKDQKDNLPLFNIIPPSSHQLLFLSFFFHSIFSTKKREKGLKKMKDYAALMIGTALFAFLSPGLLIQLPGKHKPVDFLNMKTSVASMLLHTVIYGLLLMLFLVVLDVHLYA, encoded by the coding sequence ATGAATTTTAAAGACCAAAAAGACAATCTCcctctttttaatattatccCACCATCAAGCCATCAACTGctgtttctttctttctttttccacAGCATCTTCTCCacaaagaaaagagagaaaggattgaaaaaaatgaaggatTATGCAGCACTGATGATAGGAACAGCTCTGTTTGCATTCTTGTCGCCGGGATTACTAATCCAGCTTCCCGGGAAGCATAAACCGGTCGATTTTCTCAACATGAAAACTAGCGTTGCATCCATGCTGCTTCACACGGTTATCTATGGTTTGCTTCTCATGCTCTTCCTCGTCGTTCTTGATGTGCATCTCTACGCGTAG